In Dermacentor variabilis isolate Ectoservices chromosome 11, ASM5094787v1, whole genome shotgun sequence, one genomic interval encodes:
- the LOC142564537 gene encoding female-specific histamine-binding protein 1-like yields the protein MSVLKETAVFYLVRTTYTNVDILWGTNFSCVSMRHVNEDNSTTYFSFKNSSAPPKFYTLNMSTTLTTTFGYNRPNALQYQLPNCTLVNNTIIFTSKACTLMSVEYGNENNDYSDPKGCELWASEEHLKNDTVPLCCYFLFDMLCAQQGTYDLYGEEKCKRH from the exons GTCTTAAAAGAAACCGCAGTATTTTACCTTGTCAGAACGACGTACACTAATGTAGACATATTGTGGGGCACAAATTTTTCTTGCGTCAGCATGCGACACGTCAACGAAGACAACAGTACGACTTATTTCTCATTCAAAAACTCGTCAGCGCCGCCAAA ATTCTATACGCTAAATATGTCAACTACATTAACTACCACGTTTGGGTACAATAGGCCTAACGCCCTTCAATACCAGCTACCAA ATTGCACGCTTGTAAATAATACAATCATATTTACTAGTAAAGCATGCACACTTATGAGTGTCGAATACGGAAATGAAAACAATGACTACAGTGACCCCAAAG GATGTGAACTCTGGGCCAGCGAAGAACACCTCAAAAATGACACTGTTCCTCTATGTTGTTACTTTTTATTTGATATGCTCTGTGCGCAACAAGGAACTTACGACCTATACGGAGAGGAGAAGTGCAAGAGGCACTAA